Proteins from a single region of Thunnus albacares chromosome 14, fThuAlb1.1, whole genome shotgun sequence:
- the LOC122997334 gene encoding neurotrypsin-like codes for MPASYADSWDWGPLVRLVSGESRKEGRVEVFINDQWGSVCDDGWNDVNAAVVCRQLGFTGVAKARSMAYFGEGQGPIHLDNVQCSGNESSLGQCAAEGRDGHDCRHSEDAGVICDYTLDPMGEGTLAMHTCGLRLNNQRRRRRIIGGDKSLRGEWPWQVSLWLRSQSKGNHPLCGASLINPCWVVTAAHCFKRFGRDPTRYVLRLGDYHTEEQDDFERTLSPERIVIHRKYHSQGWEYDIALLRLKGTEGNCVAFNPHTGAVCLPEPGNKWEKRPAACVITGWGITDSEYSRTLLQAWVPLLPAWKCKKRYGDCLTSRMLCAGSLSEHHRVDSCQGDSGGPLVCQGELGRWMLTGVISWGHGCGNPSFPGVYTRVSRFLRWIDKVINKPYKN; via the exons ATGCCAGCGTCATATGCAGACAGCTGGGACTGGG GCCCACTGGTGCGTTTGGTTTCTGGAGAGAGCAGGAAGGAGGGCAGAGTGGAGGTTTTCATAAATGACCAGTGGGGAAGCGTATGTGATGATGGTTGGAATGATGTAAATGCAGCTGTagtgtgcagacagctgggaTTCAC TGGTGTGGCTAAAGCTCGATCCATGGCGTACTTTGGTGAGGGTCAAGGTCCCATTCATCTGGACAACGTTCAATGCTCGGGCAATGAGTCATCTTTAGGCCAGTGTGCAGCTGAGGGTAGAGATGGCCATGATTGTCGCCACAGTGAGGATGCTGGTGTTATCTGTGATTACACTCTGGATCCTATGGGAGAAGGCACCCTGGCAATGCATACCTGTGGCCTGAGACTCAATAACCAGCGTCGGCGACGCAGGATCATAGGAGGAGATAAGTCACTGAG gGGTGAGTGGCCCTGGCAGGTGTCTCTGTGGCTCAGGTCTCAGTCTAAAGGCAATCATCCTCTGTGTGGAGCATCCCTTATAAACCCATGTTGGGTTGTGACTGCTGCCCACTGCTTCAAGAG GTTTGGCAGAGACCCAACTCGCTATGTGTTGCGCCTGGGTGACTACCACACTGAGGAGCAGGACGACTTTGAGCGTACCTTGTCCCCCGAACGCATTGTTATCCACAGAAAGTACCACAGTCAGGGGTGGGAGTACGACATCGCTTTGCTGCGACTCAAAGGCACAGAGGGCAACTGTGTGGCATTCAACCCTCACACTGGTGCAGTATGTCTGCCAGAGCCAGGCAACAAGTGGGAGAAGAGGCCTGCTGCCTGTGTGATCACTGGCTGGGGCATCACAG ACTCAGAGTACTCCCGCACGCTGCTACAAGCCTGGGTTCCCCTGCTCCCTGCTTGGAAGTGTAAAAAGAGATATGGTGATTGCCTCACCAGCCGCATGCTGTGTGCCGGGAGCCTATCAGAGCACCACCGTGTGGACAGTTGTCAGGGTGACAGTGGGGGTCCACTGGTTTGCCAGGGGGAGTTGGGCCGATGGATGCTGACAGGAGTCATCTCCTGGGGTCATGGCTGCGGTAACCCCTCCTTCCCTGGGGTGTACACACGGGTTAGCAGGTTCCTGCGATGGATTGACAAAGTCATCAACAAACCCTACAAGAACTGA